AGCCGGGCCTGGTCGCCGCTCAGGTCGTAGGTGAACGAAAGCCGGGGCGAGATGCCGCTGAAGTCCGGCACCACGTCCGCCCGGACGCCGAACGCCGTCTCGAGCGCGGCCACTTTGCCCGGCTGGTCCTGGAAGCTCGTGCCGCCGTAGCGCACGCCCGCCGTCAACTGGAGCCGCTCGTTGACCTGCCAGTCGTCCTGCGCGTAGGCGCTCCACTCGAGCGCCTGGAACTCGGCAAAGGGCACATCGTACTGCGGGCAGTATACCTTTTCGCCCAGCGCATTGGCCTCCAGCGGCACGGCGCACTTGCGCGTGAGCCGGAAGTAGTTGGCCGGCCGGCCCTCCGCGAAGTCCTTCAGGCTGTTGAAGGTGTAGCTGCCTGTGCCGAGCAGCCAGAACTCGTTCTCCGTGGTCGAGATCAGGTTGTTCGTGCCCAGCTTGAAAGTGTGCGCACCGGACCGGATGGTGAAGTTGTCCACGAACTGGAGCTTCTTCTCCTTCAGCCGGTTGCGGAAGATGATGCCGTCCCCGCCGAACACGATGCGCCGGAAGCCGTCGATGGCCACCGAGACCTGCGGGACGTAGCCGCCGTCGGGGTTCGCGGGCCGGGGGCGTACCTCATCCGACCACTGGAAGCGCAGGGTGTTGAACGCGCGGCCGCCCAGCACCGAGTTCAGCTCTGCCACGGTCGAGAACACCGTGTCGCGGAAGGGGCCGCCGTTGGTGATCGCCTCGGTAGCGCCGATGCGGTCGTTGGTCTGCTCGAAGCTCGAGTAGTTCTGCCGCACCGTCAGCCGGTGGCTGCGGCCCAGGTTCCAGTCGACGCGGCCGAAGAGCACCAGGTTGTTCTCCTCCTGCTCCTTCTCGCCGTAGAAGCGCCCGGGGCTGGGAACGCCGTACTTCTGCTCCAGGATCTGGAGGAACTTGTTGATGCTGTCCGGCTTCGCGCCCGTGGAGGCGGGCGTGGCGGCGAAGATCGGCTGCGTCTTGCGCTGCACATCCACAGACAGGAAGTAGTGCAGCTTGTCGCGCACGGCCGGGCCCGAGACGTTCAGGCCGAACTGCTTGGAGGTGAAGTCCCGCGGGTCCTGGTTCAGGAAGTCATTGGCCGTCAGGGCCTCGTCTCGCTGCAGATAGAAGAGCGAGCCGCGGAATTCGTTCGTGCCGCCCTTGGTCACCGCGTTCATCACCCCGCCCAGGTAGTTCCCGTGCTCGACGTCGAAGCCGTTCGTGATGAGCTGGAACTCCTTGATCGACTCGAGCGAGAAGGCAAAGGGCGTGCGCGAGGAGCCGCGGTTCTCGCCGAAGAACAGGTTGTTCGCATCCGCGCCGTCGATCTGCACGTTGGTCGCCGAGGCGCGCGCGCCGCCCACCGCGAACTGACCGCCCGTCCCCGTCTCCGGGTGCGGACTTACCAGCGGCGAGAGGTTCAGGAAGTCGGTGAAATCCCGCCCGTTCACTGGCAGGTTCTCGACCTCGTCCGGACCCACGCGCTGCACCACGCCCCCCTGCGTCACGTCGATCCGGGCCGGCGCCGCCGTGACCTCGAGGGCCGCCACCTCGACCGCCTGCACCGGCAGCTCGAGGGTGACGCTCACCACATCGCCCACGCCCACGTTGTACCCGGACTGGGCGATGCCGCGGTAGCCGACCGACGTCGCCCGCAGCGTATACGGCCCGCCGGGCGGGATCAGCGGCAGCAGGAAGCGGCCATCCTCATCGGCCAGCGCGCTGCGCTCCAGCCCCGTGGCCTCGTTGCGCGCCACCACCTGCGCGCCCGCTATCGGGCGCCCCTCCTCATCGGCCACGCGGCCGCGGAACGCGCCCGTTGTGGCGCTCTGCTGCGCGCCCAGGGGAGCAGCCAGGCCGCCCAGCGCGATGCCCAAGGCGACGAGCGTAATCGTTCGCGCCATCCTCGGTTGCATAAATCCCCTCCTCGGGTTCGAGTTGGTAACGCGGCGGGAGTCCAGAGCAGTCGCGTGCTGCCCGCCAGTCAGAGTGCGGAAAAACTGCGATGTGGGGCGGTTTTTTTGGACGTGGTCATACATAGCATCGCCCCCCGCGCCGCGCAAGGGCGCAACCCCCTCTCGCGCCCCGGGCCCAGGCCGCCCCCTCCAGGGCGGAGCACCGGTCCCGCTCCCTCCGCGTCACACCAGGGCGGTCCCGAGCGTTCACTGTTAGGAGCCGCCGCGGAACACTACAGAGGTCGTGGACCACGGCCCGGGCCTGCGTATCTCGAGCCCATTCGCTGGCGGCTTCTTCAAGGCTTGACGGCGCTTCGGCGTGTGCCTATCATCGGGCCGCGTCCGCACACGTCAGGGCGATTAACCTAATCCGCTTTCACATTCTGTCGGCTACGGTCTCAGTGCGCCTCGATCCAGGCGCCGGGCAGATGCTCCCGCGCTGGCGGGCGCCTTCGGTGCGACCGGCCGGCTAGACGGATTCTCCAATCCTACACCTCAACAAGCGAGTCCAATATGAAACGAGTGACGCGAACCTCCCCGGCGCCCTGGGCGGCCCTTTTCCTGGCGCTCCTCAGCCTCTACCCCAGCGCCCCGGCCCAGGCACAAGGTGTGACTACTGCTGCGGTCAGCGGCAAGGTCACGGACCCGGATGGGAACCCCCTATCCGGCAGTGCGGTCAAGGTGACCAATGAGGCGACCGGCGTAGTCAGAGGGTCCGTTGCGGATGCGGC
This portion of the Gemmatimonadota bacterium genome encodes:
- a CDS encoding TonB-dependent receptor, producing MARTITLVALGIALGGLAAPLGAQQSATTGAFRGRVADEEGRPIAGAQVVARNEATGLERSALADEDGRFLLPLIPPGGPYTLRATSVGYRGIAQSGYNVGVGDVVSVTLELPVQAVEVAALEVTAAPARIDVTQGGVVQRVGPDEVENLPVNGRDFTDFLNLSPLVSPHPETGTGGQFAVGGARASATNVQIDGADANNLFFGENRGSSRTPFAFSLESIKEFQLITNGFDVEHGNYLGGVMNAVTKGGTNEFRGSLFYLQRDEALTANDFLNQDPRDFTSKQFGLNVSGPAVRDKLHYFLSVDVQRKTQPIFAATPASTGAKPDSINKFLQILEQKYGVPSPGRFYGEKEQEENNLVLFGRVDWNLGRSHRLTVRQNYSSFEQTNDRIGATEAITNGGPFRDTVFSTVAELNSVLGGRAFNTLRFQWSDEVRPRPANPDGGYVPQVSVAIDGFRRIVFGGDGIIFRNRLKEKKLQFVDNFTIRSGAHTFKLGTNNLISTTENEFWLLGTGSYTFNSLKDFAEGRPANYFRLTRKCAVPLEANALGEKVYCPQYDVPFAEFQALEWSAYAQDDWQVNERLQLTAGVRYGGTSFQDQPGKVAALETAFGVRADVVPDFSGISPRLSFTYDLSGDQARL